The sequence ACGATTTCGACGGCCAGGTCCACGCCCTGGCCCTTGGTGCGCTTGCGCACCTCCGCCGCGAAGTCCAGCCCGCGCGAGACGATGACCTCGTCCGCGCCCGCCTCCTTCAGCGGCTGCACCTTCGCCTCGCCGGACGTAATCGCGATGACGCGCGCGCCGTCCACCTTGGCCAGCTGCACCGAGGACAGGCCCACGCCGCCGCTGGCGCCGGTAATCAGCACCGTCTCGCCCGCGCGGACGCGGCCTCGCGTGCGCAGCGTGTGCACCGCCGTGCCCGTGGTGCAGCACACCGTGGCGGCCTCGGCCCACGGCAGCGACGCGGGCACGCGGCCCAGGCCCGCCACCGGCGCCACCATGAACTGCGCGTAGCCGCCCTGCAGCTCCTCGCCGAAGAAGCGGTTGTCCGTCTTGCAGAGGCTGTTGCGGCCGCTCTTGCACAGCGCGCACTCGCCGCAGGACAGGCGCTGCAGCGTGGCGGCGCGGTCTCCCGTCTTCCAGCCCGGCGTGTCCGGGCCCACCTCGATGACCTCGCCCGCGGCCTCGTGGCCCAGAATCGCGGGCACGTGGGTGCGGGGCAGGTTGCCGCGGCGGTTGATGACGTCGTGGTAGCAGACGCCGCACGCGTGGATTTTCAGCAGCACCTCGCCGCGCCCGGGACGGGGCACGGGGACGGTCTCCATCTTGAGATTGCCTGCCTCACCAAAGCTGCGCAGAACGACGGCCTTCATCTCCATGCCTCCGTGAATCAAAAAGCTGTGTTGTGAATGGCGGCTCAGGCGCCGACGAGCTGGTTGCGCTGTCCGCGCGGGTCGATGGCGCGGATGGCCGCCAGCGTGCGCGCGTCCGGCAGCGGGGTGACGGTCAGCGACTCCGGCACGCGGAAGGTGAAGCCGGTGCGCTCCTCCAGCATCTCCTGCGTGGCCCAGGGGTGGAGCGCGAGGAGGCGCGCACCCTCGGCGCCCAGTTCGAAGACGCCCAGGTCGGAGATGAGGGTGGTGGGGCGCCTGGGGTCTCTCGTGGTGGCCACCTGCACCTCGGGCACGAGGTTGCGGCGGGACTGCCGGGGCACCAGCAGCACGGGCCGCTTCACCCACTGGCGCAGGGTGGCCGCGCCCGCCACGCCGGGGAACTTGTGGCGCGGCTTCTCCAGGCTGCCGCTGGCCGTCATGTTGGTGCTGCCGGTGGCGTCCACCTCGGCCGCGCCGAAGAAGACGGTGTCCACCCGGCCGCGCCGCGCATGGTCGAACAGGTCCGGAATGGTGATTTCCGCCGAGCGCCCCTGCAGGTAGCCCAGGTCCTCGGAAGAGGGGAGCAGCGTGGGCAGGTCCGGGTCCAGCGAGCCCACGCAGGCCAGGTACGTCAGGTCCGGTGCATGCGTGGCGCGCGCCACCGCAATCGCCAGAATCGCCAGCGGCGAGGCCACGCCCGTGGCCACCACGGCGCCGTTCTCAATCTGCTTCGCGAGGAGAGACACCACCGTCTCCGCGGGCGTTGCATCCATGCAGGGGCTCATGCCGCCCTCCGGGCCACCACGGACTCGAGGAACTCCGCCTCGCGCCCCGCCTCGGCCAGCGCGAGGTAGCGGTTCAACATCGCGTCGTCGTGCGGGTAGAGGCCCGCGCAGCCCGAGGGCAGCGCGCCGCCCGGAGCGAGGACGATGCGGTCCACCTGGAAGCCGGGAATCGTCGCCCGAGGCAGCCGCGCCACGCGCTCCTCCACCGTCGCAATCACCCGCCGCGCCGCGCCGGCCACGAGCAGGTCCGTGGTGGGGTCCTCCATGAAGAGATTGCCGCGCTCGTCCGCGGCGCGAGCGTGGATGAGCGCGACGTCCGGGTAGTACGCGGGCTCCACCGTCACGCTCTGTCCCGTGAAGGGGTCCACCACGGTGCGCGGCGGCTCGGCCTGCGCGAGGCCCGACACGTCCGCGTCCGGCGCGGGGATGAAGGGCAGGCCCATGGACGCGGCGCGCAGCCGCTGCACGACGCGGTAGCCGTCATGCTCACGCCAGGAGAGGGTGCCCGCCTCAATCGCTCGCTTGAGGCAGGGCATGGGACGCACGCGACCCTCCAGGCTCAGCGCACCGAAGGCCAATTCCACGCGCTCCAGACAGCCGCCCGCGACGAGGAGCTCCGCGGGCAGCGGGTTGGGCAGCGACACGAGGCCCAGCTTCCGCTTGCCCTGGGCGATGAGCTCCATGACGAGCGCCATGGGGGCGCGGCCGAGCATGAAGCCCCCGGTGGCCAGCGACGCGCCGTCGGGGATGGACGCGACGGCTTCCTCCAACGAGCACCAGCGGGCCGTCTTCACGGCTTCTCCGAGGAGTCAGTCCCGGTGGCGGTGCGCGCGGGCACCACGCGCAGCGACGACGTGCCCGGCTGTCCCTCTCCGGCCGCCGCGACGACGGGCGGGAAGAGCATGTCCACCATGCCGTCGGCAATCTGCTCGTCGGTGAGGCGCCCGTCCGGCTTGAACCACTTGTAGACCCACAGCACCATGCCCAGGAACGAGAAGGCGCCGATGGTGGGGTCCACCGGGCGGATGCGCCCCGCAGCCGCGGCCTGCGCGAAGGCCTCCTCGAGGAAGTCCACGTAGCGCTTCTTCCGGGCGTCGATGAACGCGCGCGCCTCGCCGGTGAGCGTGGCGTGCTCGTGGAGGATGATGATGACCTCCTTGCTCCACCCGCGCGTCACCAGCAGGATGTTGTGGCGCATGCACGCGCGCAGCCGCTCCACCGGGTCTTCAATGCCTTGCACGCGCGAGAGGACCTGCTCCTCGAACACATCCATCCCGTAATTCATGATGGCGAAGAGGAGCTGCTCCTTGTTCTGGATGTGGTGGTAGAGCCCCGCCTTCGTCATCCGGCACGCGGCGGCAATCTCTTGCATCGACGTGCCCTCGTAGCCGCGCTCGCAGATGAGCCGCGCCGACGTCTCGAGAATGGCCCGGTACCGCTCTCCCTCATCCGGCTTCCGCCCGCTGTTCGTCACGGGTGCTCCTTTTCATCAGGATTGGAAAATTATCGACGCCCGGCACCTACCGACCGGTAGGTAACACGCAGCAACGCGAGGTGTCAATGCTCGGGGTGCGGGGGAGCGTGACGAGGGGTGCGGAGTTTTCCTTGTGTTTCGCGGAGTTACGGGAGCAGGCGGGCTGTCACTGGATTGGCAGGGAGGTCGTCAGGCGGGGCGCCTAAGTTGCGCGCTCCACCCCGTCACGCAGCTTGGAGGTTTCGCATGCGTCGCATTCATGTGCTGGCTGGTGCTGTTCCCCTGTTCGCCGCCACGTCCGCGCTCGCGCAGGCGCAGTTCATCACCCCAACGGAGGGCACCCGCTCGGTGTCCGCCACCGTCATCGCGAAGGACGCCGGCATCACCAACGTCAACGTGTCCGACTCGCGCCGGACGGACGGCTTCGAGGACTTCGACGAGAACCTGGTGCTGAAGGCCAGCGAGCAGCCGCAGTACGACGACACGCACAGCCACGCGGACTCGAACGGCTCGGGCACGGAGACGTCGAGCATCACCGGCTCCAGCATCACCGCCGAGGTGCAGGCCACCGCGAACGGTTGGACGCAGGCCACGGGGCGCGGCTACGCCACGGGCAACGCGGACTTCTACCTGACGTTCGACCTGAACCGCTTCGCCCGCTACGTGGTGTCCGGAGACGCCACGGCGGATACGACGGCGGGGGTGTACGGCGGCTCCACGTCGCTCGTATACATCGCGAGCCTCACCACCGGCGCGCCCGTGCTGTCCATCGACATTGGCAACAACGACGCGGACTCCGTGAGCCGCAAGGGTTGGCTGTTCCCGGGGCCCTTCACGCTGCAGGGTGACGTGTCCGCGCTGGTGGACGCGCGCGAGGGCACCGCGGGCACGGCGACGTCGTGGTGGAAGATGAGCATCAAGTTCTACTGCCCGTCCGACTACGACACGAGCGGCACCGTGAACCAGGCGGACCGCGACGCGTTCCTCAATGCGTACAACGCGGGCAGCCTGAACGCGGACGTGGACGGCAACGGCGTGGTGAACGACACGGACCGCACCACGTTCCTGCTGGCATACGGCCGCGGCTGCTGAAGCGGTTGTTCGAAGCTCCCGGGGCGGGCGGGTGACTTCCCGCACCCGGACAGGACCTCGCGCCCCCAGGCGTTCAGCCTCGGAGGCGCGAGGGGACTTCCCTGGCGTCAGGCGGCGCTGGCAGACCTAGAAGCACCAGCAGATATCGCCGATGCACCGGCCGTAGCTGGCCCCCTGGTCGATGCAATCATTGACGCAGTTCCCCTCGCAGTAGGCGAGCGGCTCGCTGGGGGTCGGCGCAACCGCCACGGTGGTACCGAACGACACGGCCGCGCCAATGGCGGCGGCGAGCAGCGTCTGCACAACCTTCTTCGTGGAGCCAATCATGTGTGCTCTCCCGGAATGGTTTGGACCGCAGCGCCCGGCACCTTCGTGGGTGCTGCGATTCGCAGAGTAGCAGGCAAAGCTAATTATTCCTGGAATCAGGTCATGGGCGTCGGTGAACGGGCTCGCCCTGTGCCATTCGTGTGTATCGCTCCTGGGTCTTCCGCCAGCGGGCGGAGTCCAGCCGCATCCCCGTCAGGAGGAAGTGCCGGGCCACCGGCTCCACCTGGGCCGCGTCGACGATGGCATCACTCGTGACTGTCTGTCTTTGAGCTCCCACGACGCATTCGAGCAGGTCAGACGGCGCGGAGGTGTCGACCAGGTCGTAATCATCCGCCTCCTCAATGGCCCGGGCCGATACATACAGGCCGGATGGCTGGCAGCGGCTGATGATCATGAAGACATCGCCCGTCTCGTCCTCGCCCATGGAGAGCGCTCGGGATTGTCCGCGCTCCAGGAGCTCGATTGCGCGGCGGACCGCGTTCCACGTGGGAGCGCTCTCGATGCCATCCAACGCGACATACTTGATGAGCTTCATCGGCCGCCTCGCTCGGCTTCTCCCGAACCTTCCCCGTGAGAGAGCGTCCACGAGCAGAGTGCATTGCACGTGAGCGTGGCAAGCCGTGGAGCAGTGATGGCACGAGGAAGTGCTCCAGGCGCCCCGGTTCGACTCCGCGTGGAGGCGTCCAGGTGGCCGGGCACCCGGTCGGCCGCGGGGAGTGGCGGTTCCTTCATGGCTCCTGGATGCTTCGGGGAGGTCGTGCCCGCGCGCGCCCGCTAGACTCGCCGCGCCCATGCGGTACGCCCTGCTGCCCATCCTGCTCCTCGTCGCCGCGCTCGCGAGCGTGGGCATGGGAGTGCTCACGCTGCTGGAGAGCAACCGCGCGGCGCTGGCGCGGCAGTTCGCCGTGGACCGGCAGGCCCAGCTCGACGAGGCCACTCGCGGGGTGGCGGAGTCGCTCGAAGACGTGGGCGAGGATTTGCGCTTCGCGGGCGAGTTGATGTCCCAGCCCGGCAGCGACGCCGAGCACCGGCGCGAGTTGCGCGCCCTGCTCGAAGCCGTCGGGCAGTACAAGGTCATCGTCGCCTACGACGCGGAGGGGCGTGAGCGGCTGCGCCTGTTGGACCGGCGCACCGGCAAGCAGGTGTCTCGCGGCGCCATCCTCCCGCAGATGGCCGAGGCGGCCCGCCGCGCCCTGCAGCGGCCTCCCGGGGACATCACCACGTCACCGCCGCTCGGGGAGAGCCAGGGCTGGCTGCGCGTCATGGCCACCGCGCTGTCCGTGGAGGAAGGGCGGCCCGCGGGCGCCGTGGCGGTGCTGGTGGACACGGAGTCCTTCTTCACGCCGCTGCGCATCGTCACCTCGGACCCGGAGGCGCGCCTGCTGCTGGTGGGCGCGCATGACCAGCCCACGCCCGCCAGTGACGCCCGGCTCGCGGACTGGTACCGGCGGCTGGAGTCGGAAGGAATGCTCGTTCCGGGCTTCGCGTCCATGGCGGCGCGGATGAAGGAGGGCGAGCGCGGCACGCTGCCGCTCGGCGAGGATGAGGCGGAGCGACTGGGGCTCGGGCGCGCGGAGGCCGTCGCCGTCTTCACGCCCATCCGCGTCCGGGGCGGCAACAACTGGGCCGCGGCCACGCTGGTGTCCACCGCGGCGCTGCGCTCGCACGAGCAGGGCCTCATCTGGCGGCTGGCGGGCGCGGCCGGACTGGTGGCCCTCTTCCTGGTGACGTTCGCCGTGTACGTGGTGCTGGCCCAGCGCCGCGCGGCCGCGCTTCGAGAGAGCCGCCGCCACGCTGACCAGCTCGCGCACCTGCACGACAAGACGCAGAAGATTCTCGACCACATCCCGGCCGGCGTGCTCGCCCTCACCGAGGATGGCCGCATCAGCGCCGTCAACCAGGTGCTGCGCGCCCGCATGCCGGAGAGCGCCGTGGGCGCACCGCTGGCCGCAGCGTTCCCCCAGGCTCCGGAGGCCGTGGTGTCCCGCCTGCGCGCGCTGGTGGAGGCCGCCGCCAGCGAGGCACGCCCGCACAGCCTCCTGGGCGAGCCGCTGGCCCTCTTCGGAGATGAAGGTCGGTTCAACCTTCACGCGGTGCCACTGGAGGCGAGGGATTCGGACGTCCGCACGCTGCTGGTGGTGGAGGACCTGAGCAACGTGCGCGCGCTGGAGACGCAGCTGTTGCGCGCGGAGAAGCTGGCCACGGTGGGCGTGCTCGCCGCGGGCATCGCCCACGAGATTGGCACTCCGCTGGGCGTGGTGCGCGGGCGCGCGGAGTACGTGCTGGGCAAGCTGGGGCAGGCGCATCCGCAGGGGCCCGGCGTGGCGGTCATCATCGAGCAGATTGACCGGGTGAGCCGCACGTTGCGGCAGCTCCTGGACTTCTCGCGCCTGCAGCCCACGGCGGTGAGGCCGGTGTCGCTCGGGCCCATCGTCCGCGACGTGCACGAGCTGCTCCGCGTGGAGGCGGAGCGCCGCAAGGTGAGCCTGGAGCTGGACGTGCCGGACGCGCTGCCGTCGCTGGCCGCTGACCCGGACCAGCTCCAGCAGGTGCTGGTGAATCTCGCGCTCAACGCGTGCGACGCGTGCGGCCCGGGCGGGCGGGTGAAGCTGTCGGCGTCGGGGCCGGATGGCTCGGCGCCGGGGACGTGGGGACTGGTGGCGCTCACCGTGCGGGACGACGGCTGCGGCATTCCTCGCGAGAGCCTCAATCAGGTGTTCGACCCGTTCTTCACCACGAAGAAGCGGGGGCAGGGCACGGGGCTGGGCCTGACGATGGTGGCCCACGTCGTGCGCAACCATGGCGGGCGCATCGAGCTGGAGAGCGAGCCGGGGCAGGGGACCTGCGTCACCGTGCTGTGGCCCGCCACGCCGCCCGCCGCCGAGGAGCGACATGCAAGCTGAGGGACGCATCCTGGTCGTCGACGACCACGTGGAGATGGGGCGCATGCTGCGTGAGCCGCTCACCGACGAGGGCTACACCGTGGACCTCGCCACGGGCGGCGAGGAGGCCGTGCAGCTCGTGCGCTCGCGGCTCTACGACGCGGTGCTCAGTGACTTGCGCATGGAGAAGGTGGACGGCCTGGACGTGCTGGAGGCCGTGCACGCGGTGGACCCCGAGGTGCCCGTGCTGCTGATGACGGCCTTCGGCGGCGTGGAGAGCGCGGTGGAGGCGATGAAGCGCGGCGCCTACCACTACTTCACCAAGCCCTTCCGGCTGGACGAGGTGCTCGTCTTCCTCAAGCGCGCGCTGGCGGAGCGCCGGCTGCGCGCGGAGAACCGGGCACTGCGCCAGGCCGCGGCCGAGCGCAGCAGCCTGGGCGCGCTGGTGGGCCGCAGCGCGCAGATGCGCTCGCTGTATGAGCTCATCGGCCGCGTGGCGCACTCGGGCGCGGCGGTGCTCCTGCGCGGCGAGAGCGGCAGCGGCAAGGAGCTGGTGGCGCGGGCGCTCCACTTCGAGGGGCCACGCGCGGCCGGGCCCTTCGTCGCCGTCAACTGCACCGCGCTGCCGCATGACCTGCTGGAGAGCGAGCTGTTCGGCCACGTGAAGGGCGCCTTCACCGGAGCCACGTCGGCGCGGCGCGGCCTCTTCGTGGAGGCGGACCGGGGCACGCTGTTCCTCGACGAGATTGGCGACATGCCCATGGAGCTCCAGGCGCGCCTGTTGCGCGTGCTGGAGGACGGCGAGGTGCGCGCGGTGGGCGCGGACGCCAGCCGCACCGTGGACGTGCGCATCATCGCCGCCACGCACCAGGACCTGGAGGCGCGCGTGCGCGAGGGCCGCTTCCGCGCGGACCTCTTCTACCGCCTCAACGTCGTCACCCTGCGCCTGCCTCCGCTGCGCGAGCGCCGTGAGGACATTCCCCTGCTGGTGGAGCACTTCGTCACCCGCGCCAGGGCTCGCAATCCCCGCTCGCGCGTGCAGACGCTGGCGCCCGAGGTGGTTTCCGCCCTGGCCGCCATGCCCTGGCCGGGCAACGTGCGCGAGCTGGAGAACCTGGTGGAGCGGCTGGTGGTGCTCGCACCCGGGGAGACGGTGGGCATGGAGGACCTGCGCCTGCACCTGCCTCCCGAGGCGCTGGAGTCCCGTCCGCTGGTGGTGGCGCAGCAGGAGCTGTGGCCACTGCGCCGGCTGGAGGGCGAATACATCGCGTGGATGGTGGCTCACTGCGGCGGCAAC comes from Pyxidicoccus parkwaysis and encodes:
- a CDS encoding alcohol dehydrogenase catalytic domain-containing protein, with the translated sequence MKAVVLRSFGEAGNLKMETVPVPRPGRGEVLLKIHACGVCYHDVINRRGNLPRTHVPAILGHEAAGEVIEVGPDTPGWKTGDRAATLQRLSCGECALCKSGRNSLCKTDNRFFGEELQGGYAQFMVAPVAGLGRVPASLPWAEAATVCCTTGTAVHTLRTRGRVRAGETVLITGASGGVGLSSVQLAKVDGARVIAITSGEAKVQPLKEAGADEVIVSRGLDFAAEVRKRTKGQGVDLAVEIVGSATFDQTLKSMAPGGRVVVVGNLESGIVQVNPGLVIVKELEIIGAYATNQQELDEALRLTATGGVRQFVTDKVPLAEAARAHFRLENREVAGRLVLVPPEA
- a CDS encoding CoA-transferase subunit beta — translated: MSPCMDATPAETVVSLLAKQIENGAVVATGVASPLAILAIAVARATHAPDLTYLACVGSLDPDLPTLLPSSEDLGYLQGRSAEITIPDLFDHARRGRVDTVFFGAAEVDATGSTNMTASGSLEKPRHKFPGVAGAATLRQWVKRPVLLVPRQSRRNLVPEVQVATTRDPRRPTTLISDLGVFELGAEGARLLALHPWATQEMLEERTGFTFRVPESLTVTPLPDARTLAAIRAIDPRGQRNQLVGA
- a CDS encoding CoA transferase subunit A; its protein translation is MKTARWCSLEEAVASIPDGASLATGGFMLGRAPMALVMELIAQGKRKLGLVSLPNPLPAELLVAGGCLERVELAFGALSLEGRVRPMPCLKRAIEAGTLSWREHDGYRVVQRLRAASMGLPFIPAPDADVSGLAQAEPPRTVVDPFTGQSVTVEPAYYPDVALIHARAADERGNLFMEDPTTDLLVAGAARRVIATVEERVARLPRATIPGFQVDRIVLAPGGALPSGCAGLYPHDDAMLNRYLALAEAGREAEFLESVVARRAA
- a CDS encoding TetR/AcrR family transcriptional regulator, translating into MTNSGRKPDEGERYRAILETSARLICERGYEGTSMQEIAAACRMTKAGLYHHIQNKEQLLFAIMNYGMDVFEEQVLSRVQGIEDPVERLRACMRHNILLVTRGWSKEVIIILHEHATLTGEARAFIDARKKRYVDFLEEAFAQAAAAGRIRPVDPTIGAFSFLGMVLWVYKWFKPDGRLTDEQIADGMVDMLFPPVVAAAGEGQPGTSSLRVVPARTATGTDSSEKP
- a CDS encoding GC-type dockerin domain-anchored protein, whose amino-acid sequence is MRRIHVLAGAVPLFAATSALAQAQFITPTEGTRSVSATVIAKDAGITNVNVSDSRRTDGFEDFDENLVLKASEQPQYDDTHSHADSNGSGTETSSITGSSITAEVQATANGWTQATGRGYATGNADFYLTFDLNRFARYVVSGDATADTTAGVYGGSTSLVYIASLTTGAPVLSIDIGNNDADSVSRKGWLFPGPFTLQGDVSALVDAREGTAGTATSWWKMSIKFYCPSDYDTSGTVNQADRDAFLNAYNAGSLNADVDGNGVVNDTDRTTFLLAYGRGC
- a CDS encoding two-component system sensor histidine kinase NtrB, with protein sequence MRYALLPILLLVAALASVGMGVLTLLESNRAALARQFAVDRQAQLDEATRGVAESLEDVGEDLRFAGELMSQPGSDAEHRRELRALLEAVGQYKVIVAYDAEGRERLRLLDRRTGKQVSRGAILPQMAEAARRALQRPPGDITTSPPLGESQGWLRVMATALSVEEGRPAGAVAVLVDTESFFTPLRIVTSDPEARLLLVGAHDQPTPASDARLADWYRRLESEGMLVPGFASMAARMKEGERGTLPLGEDEAERLGLGRAEAVAVFTPIRVRGGNNWAAATLVSTAALRSHEQGLIWRLAGAAGLVALFLVTFAVYVVLAQRRAAALRESRRHADQLAHLHDKTQKILDHIPAGVLALTEDGRISAVNQVLRARMPESAVGAPLAAAFPQAPEAVVSRLRALVEAAASEARPHSLLGEPLALFGDEGRFNLHAVPLEARDSDVRTLLVVEDLSNVRALETQLLRAEKLATVGVLAAGIAHEIGTPLGVVRGRAEYVLGKLGQAHPQGPGVAVIIEQIDRVSRTLRQLLDFSRLQPTAVRPVSLGPIVRDVHELLRVEAERRKVSLELDVPDALPSLAADPDQLQQVLVNLALNACDACGPGGRVKLSASGPDGSAPGTWGLVALTVRDDGCGIPRESLNQVFDPFFTTKKRGQGTGLGLTMVAHVVRNHGGRIELESEPGQGTCVTVLWPATPPAAEERHAS
- a CDS encoding sigma-54-dependent transcriptional regulator, producing MQAEGRILVVDDHVEMGRMLREPLTDEGYTVDLATGGEEAVQLVRSRLYDAVLSDLRMEKVDGLDVLEAVHAVDPEVPVLLMTAFGGVESAVEAMKRGAYHYFTKPFRLDEVLVFLKRALAERRLRAENRALRQAAAERSSLGALVGRSAQMRSLYELIGRVAHSGAAVLLRGESGSGKELVARALHFEGPRAAGPFVAVNCTALPHDLLESELFGHVKGAFTGATSARRGLFVEADRGTLFLDEIGDMPMELQARLLRVLEDGEVRAVGADASRTVDVRIIAATHQDLEARVREGRFRADLFYRLNVVTLRLPPLRERREDIPLLVEHFVTRARARNPRSRVQTLAPEVVSALAAMPWPGNVRELENLVERLVVLAPGETVGMEDLRLHLPPEALESRPLVVAQQELWPLRRLEGEYIAWMVAHCGGNKTRAAELLGIDVSTIHRRERERG